Within the Oscillatoria sp. FACHB-1406 genome, the region TTATTGGGAATCCGCCTTATAATGCTCATCAGGATAACTTTAATCAGCGCAACGCCAATCGGTTTTATAAAGGAATTGATAAAGCAATTAAGGAAAGTTATATCAAAGAAGGGACGGCTCAAAATCAAATTGTGGTTTACGATATGTATACCCGTTTTTATCGATGGGCTTCCGACCGTCTTGGCGAAAATGGTATAATTGCTTTTATTACAAATCGCTCGTTTATCGATTCTAAAACGTTTGATGGCTTTCGCAAGTGTGTCGAGCGCGAGTTCGATTATATTTACATTGTCGATACTCAGTCAGATGTGAGGAACAATCCTAAAATTTCTGGCACGAAAAATAATGTCTTTGGCATTCAAACGGGGATTGCAATAATGTTTTTAGTCCGAGCGCGAAAGGAGCAAAAAATATGACAATAGAAGCCACTATTTTGAAAAATGTAGAAAAGCTGCCTGACTCCGTAAAACAAGCAGTTCTTTTGTATACCGAATTTCTGGTCAGTCAATATGCTAATGGAAAGCCTGAAGAAGCACAGGAAAAGCCTAAAAAGAAACGTTTTGCAGGCTCGATGAAGGGAACATTTGTTTTACCTTTACCGGATGACTTTGATGAGCCGTTAGAAGATTTCAAGGACTATATGTAATGCCCTCTCTTTTGCTAGATACTCACACATTTATCTGGTTGTCAGAAAACGATTCTAATTTGCCAGTTTCTACGCGAGACAGGATTGAGGAGACAGAGGACGTATTTGTTAGTATTGCAAGTTTTTGGGAGATTTCAATTAAGCTAACAATTGGTAAACTCTCTTTGCAGGCTGACTTTGATGAAATTGAAGCAAGGTTTGCAGAAACACGCTTTCAATTATTACCGATTTTGATGAGGGATACGGTTCAACTTCGTCGATTGCCTCTTCATCATCGCGACCCATTCGATCGCATTCTTGTCGCCCAAGCAATCAATCATTCTCTAGCTCTTGTGAGTGCGGATGCGGCTTTTGATGCTTATCCAATTCAGCGAGTGTGGATATGAATACGGCCAAAATTTTCTACTTTACTTTACAGGACGAGCAAACCAAGGAAGAAAAGCTCGATTGGTTCGAGCGGACGCGATTTGAGGATATTCCGTTCGATCGCGTTACGCCGGATTGCAAGGCGAATTGGATTAATTTAACGGATAACGATTTTGATAGTTTATTGCCGTTGATTGATAAGGCGGTTAAAGCGGGAAAATCTCAGGAGGCAGTTTTTCAGCTTTTTTCAGCAGGAGTCAAGACTCAACGAGACGAGTGGGTATACGACTTCTCAAAAGATGCTTTGATTGAGCGGATGAAGTATTTTGTGGAAGTTTATCAAGAGCGTTTAGAACAAGGAAAAAGACGAGAACTTGATATTAAGTGGGATCGAGAACTGAATAAGTACATAGAACGTAAAATCCCAAAAAAATATAAGTATAGTTCAGTAGTGCTTAGTTCGTGGCGGCCATTTATAAAAAAATATTTTTATTCGGATAAACATTTCAATGGGATGACTTATCAAATCCCTAACATTTTCAATCAGGACAGAAAAAACGCAACTATTCAGATTCTAGTGTTGACAAAATATGCAATTTCTGTAGCTGGTACAAAAAAAACGGCATTTTTTACTCTGCTCTGTAAATTTATCTTATTTGTTGCATATAAGTATAAAACAGCTTTAAATGCAAGCTCAGCCCCTGAATACTTACAAGAAGACAATGCAGTAATTTTCTGTACAGACGTTGGCACGCAATCACCTTTTATTTTAACGGCAGCAGACTGTATTCCTAATTTGCATTTAGTGGGTACTACTGCCCAATGCCTTCCCCTCTACCGCTACGACGAAAACGGAAACCGCATCGATAACATCACCGATTGGGGTTTAACCCAATTCCAAACCCATTACAACGACTCCACCATTACCAAAGAAGCCATCTTCCATTACACTTACGCCGTTCTCCACCACCCCACCTACCGCAGCAAATACGAACTCAATCTCAAACGAGAATTTCCTCGTCTCCCCTTCTATCCCGACTTCCAGCAATGGGCAGCTTGGGGCAAAGAGTTGATGGATTTGCACTTGAACTATGAAACCATCGAACCTTATCCTTTACGCCGAATTGAGAAAGGTTCCGCGAAGGCAAAAAGCGAAGCAGCCGTGCAAGAATCTCTGCTTCCGACAGCCGCCCCTGACTCCAGTAAACCGATTAAACCCACGGTTCCTAAAGCAAAATTGAAGGCGGAGAAAACTGAGGGAAAAATACTTGTGGATACGGCGACGACATTAGAGGGGGTTCCCGCGATCGCGTGGGAATACAAACTTGGCAACCGCTGCGCCCTAGAATGGATACTCGACCAATATAAAGAGAAAAAACCGAAAGACCCGACGATCGCGAAACTTTTCAATACTTACAAGTTTGCTGACTATAAGGAGTCCGTGATTGACCTGTTGCAACGGGTTTGCACCGTCAGTATCAAAACAATGGAACTCATTAAACAAATGCCAACCGAGTGAAAATCGAGTAATACCAATTAAAAATTAAAAATTAAAAAACCTAGAGATATAGCAGTTTTCACATGAATGAGGTACACCCAGCGGGCGAATACCATTCGCCCCTACGGGGCGGCTCCAATTTTCGAGGGAACCTCAAGGGGCGCTTGATTGTCGAGGTTCCCTCGACAATCAAGCGCCGCCCCGTGAAAACAGCGCCCCTACCGATTTGATTTTTGGAACTGTACCTCACGCAAGCGAACAACGCTATATAACTCAGAATAATGGCAGTAAGAATCAAATTATGAGGTGCGTTACGCTGTCGCTAACACACCCTACTTTCTTAATAAAAACTGCTGCCCTGAAGTGTCACTCAAATTAATGGTGCGTTACGGCGCGCCGAAAAATCAATTCTTATTTTCGCAAATTTGGCTCGCGCCTAACACACCCTACACAAGAACTTGGTAGGGTGCGTTAGCCAGAGCGTAACGCACCATCGCGAACATTATTTAGAACGTTAAACCGCTTGCGGGACTTGCGGCTGGAACTGGAACAGCGAATACACGACATTACGACGAATATCGGTCATCACCTCCAAGAACATTTCGTAGCCTTCCTGCTTGTACTCGATTAACGGGTCTTTTTGACCGTAACCGCGCAACCCAATCGATTCGCGTAATCCATCCATTGCTTGCAGGTGTTCCCGCCACAAGGTATCGATTTGCTGCAAGATAAAGAACCGTTCTGCCTGTCGCATCAAACCGGGTTGAATCTGTTCGATTTGATTCTCTTTAAGGTCGTAAGCTTTGCGAACTTCTTCGTGTAAGAAAGTTTTAATTTCGCTCACCGTCATATCTTCTAAATGGGACGGTTGCAAATCTTCCAACAGATAAATAAACTCTTTCACTTTCTCGACCACTTTATCGAGTTCCCACTCTTCCGGCGGCAGTTCGGGGTTAACGAAAACATCCACGATATCGTCCATCGTCCGTTCGGCGTAACCGATGACCTGTTCTTTGAGGTCTAATCCTTCCAAAACGCGGCGACGTTCGGCATAAATGGCGCGGCGCTGATTGTTCATCACTTCGTCGTACTCGAACACCTGTTTGCGGGTGTCGTAGTAGAAGGTTTCGACCTTTTTCTGCGCGCCTTCAAGAGAACGAGTCAGCATTTTCGACTCGATGGGCATATCGTCTTCGACTTGGAAGGCTTTCATCAAACCGGCAACGCGATCGCCCCCAAAAATCCGCAGCAGGTTATCATCCAAACTGAGGAAAAACTTTGTCGAACCGGGGTCGCCTTGCCGTCCGGCGCGTCCCCGCAATTGGTTATCGACGCGACGCGATTCGTGGCGTTCCGTCCCAATGACGTGCAACCCGCCACAAGAAACGACTTCATCGTGTTCGCGGCGCGTAAATTGGTCGTATTCTTTACGGATGCGCTTGTAAACTTCCCGCAGCTTTTCAACCACGGGGTCGCTAGTCGGAGCATTTTCCGAAGCCACTGCCAACTTATCTTCCGCTTCCAATTCTCCTAAACTTTGCAGTCCGTATTGTTGAACGGCAAAATTAACCGCACTTTCCAATAATTCTTCGGTTTGAGGAGACAGTTCGGTCGGGAAAAGATCGACGGTTGCTTTCCAAGTTTTCTTCTTTTTCATGTCGCCGCCAAACCCTTGGGAGCGGTCTCGCTTGCGTCCGAAACCGGGAGCAACGAGGGCATCCGTATCTTCTGGCATGACGATTTTCGGCATGAAGTATTCCCGCACTTTCAATCGCGCCATGTAGTCGGAGTTACCGCCCAAAATGATATCGGTTCCGCGTCCTGCCATGTTCGTGGCGATGGTAACGGCTCCTTTGCGTCCCGCTTGGGCGACGATTTCCGACTCCCGTTCGACGTTTTCCGGGCGCGCGTTGAGGAGGTTATGAGGAATGCCTTTTTTGTGGAGCAAATCTGAAAGCAACTCGGACTTTTCAACGCTGGTCGTTCCGACTAAAACCGGGCGACCCTGTTGGTGCATTTCGGCGCATTCTTCGGCGACGGCTTGCCATTTTGCCGGTTCGGTGCGATAGACAACATCGGATAAGTCCTGCCGTTTGGAAATCAGGTTGGTCGGAATGATGGTGACTTGCAGTTTGTAAATCTTTTCAATTTCTGCTTCTTCGGTTTTCGCCGTCCCGGTCATCCCCGCCAGTTTGGGATAGAGGAGGAAGAAGTTTTGGTAGGTGATGGTGGCGAGGGTTTGGGTTTCGTTTTGAATTTCAACCTTTTCTTTGGCTTCGATGGCTTGATGCAATCCATCGCTCCAACGCCGTCCTTGCAGTACCCGTCCGGTAAATTCATCGACGATGACGACTTCGCCGTTACGAACGATGTAATTTACGTCGGCGATGAAGAGTTCTTTGGCTTTGATGGCGTTGAAAATGTAGTGCGCCCAAGGGTCGTTGGGGTCGTAGAGGTCGGTCACGCCGAGCAAGCGTTCGGCTTTGGCGAAGCCTTCGTCGGTCATGAGGACGTTGCGCGCTTTTTCATCGACTTCGTAGTCGAGTCCGTCGCCTTCTTCGGCTTGGCGAACCAGTTCTCGAGCGATTTCGGCGGCTCTCATGTATTTTTCCGTGGGTCGTTCGACCTGCCCGGAGATAATTAGGGGGGTGCGCGCTTCGTCGATGAGAATCGAGTCTACTTCGTCGATGATGCAGTAGTTGAAGGGACGCTGCACTACGTCACTCATGGCGGTGGCCATGTTGTCGCGCAGGTAGTCGAAGCCGAGTTCGCTGTTGGTAGCGTAGGTGATGTCGCAGGCGTAGTTGGTTTTGCGTTCGGCGGGGTTCATTCCCGATTGAATTAGGCCGACGCTCAATCCGAGGAAGCGATGGACTTGTCCCATCCATTCTGCGTCGCGACGGGCGAGGTAGTCGTTGACGGTGACGACGTGAACGCCTTTACCGGAGAGGGCGTTGAGGTAAGAAGGGAGGGTGGCAACGAGGGTTTTTCCTTCGCCAGTTCGCATTTCGGCGATTTGTCCGTCGTGGAGTACCATTCCGCCGAGGACTTGTACGTCGAAGTGGCGCATTCCGAGGACGCGCTTGGCGGCTTCGCGCACGACGGCAAAGGCTTCGGGGAGGATGTCCTCGAGGATTTCTTTTTCGATGCGATCGCTCGTAGCTTTCTCTAATTTTGCCCTAAACTCTGCGGTTTTCCCGCGCAGTTGGTCGTCGGAGAGCGCTTGAATCTCTTCTTCGAGCAAGGTTACGTCGGCGACGAGGGGTTGATATTTTTTGAGCTTGCGGGCGTTAGGGTCGCCTAAGAGATTTTTAAACATGGCTGAGGTTAAGCTAAGGAGCGCGATCGACTACCAAAGGCGGATAAATCATTATTTGTAATGTTATCACTTCCCTTGGTTCGGTTGGCAGATACGGTTAAGGGTTCGGTTTGGGGATAATTCCCGACTTTCCTTACTTTTTGGTTCTTCCTGGCTCTATTCTTACCCCAAGCAAGAGATTCCGAGCGATCGCATATAGACCAATGGCACTGACTTAAGGCTGGTGGGCGCTGCCCACCCTACTTTCTAAGTTAAGCGATGTTAGACAGGTTCTACGATTGCTGTCTGAGCTTAGAATCCCCGTGCGTTCACGCTGGGGAGTATGTCAAAGCAATTTTAAGAATTCTGCCAACCATTTAGGGTGGGCGGGCCAAGCGGGGGCTGTCACTAAGTTACCATCGACGATCGCATCTTCTACTTCCAGATCGACGTATTCTCCACCCGCTAGATTCACGTCGGGACCGCAGGCGGGATAAGCCGAACATCGCTTACCTTTGAGCGCGCCCGCTGCGGCAAGGAGTTGCGCGCCGTGACAGATGGCTGCAATGGGCTTATTAGACGTGGCGAAGTGCTGCGCGATCGCGATAACCTTGGGATTGAGACGCAGGTATTCTGGCGCGCGTCCTCCGGGAATTACTAACGCATCATAATCTTCAGCGCGAATCTCGGCGAAACTTGCATTGAGCATAAAGTTGTGACCGGGTTTTTCGCTATAGGTTTGGTCGCCCTCAAAATCGTGAATTGCTGTCCTGACTTTTTCACCGGCTTTTTTATCCGGGCAGATGGCATGAACGGTATGACCGACCATCTGCAAAGCTTGGAAGGGAACCATAACTTCGTAATCTTCTACGAAGTCCCCCACTAACATTAAGATTTTTCGTCCTACCATCTTTAATCCCTCAAATCGCTGTTTGTTAATTATCGATCTTTTCGGTTTGGCTGAAAACCAAATCTGGCTTCCTGGAGTTCTTTTCTACAATTAACGTTTTAAGTAGCGTTCGATGAGAAGAATGGCAACGATATCGTCAACAGGACGCGGCGGAACGCGCATTCCTTGGGGCAGGAGGCGAGTTAACCCTTTGGGGGGGTACATCTCCCAGTAGCGATCGCGCGCTTCCATCGTACTATTATGTTCGTCTACTAAGGCGACCGGAACCTTGACTTTTTCTGACAATTGTGCATTCCAGGTTTTTGAAGTCGTGCGATCGCCCATAACGATCTGGGTTACGGGATACTTTTGGCAGAGCGTTTGACAAGTCGCGATCGCGCTTTCCGAATCGACAACTTGATGGTAATACAATTGCCCCTTGCTATCTTTAACAGCAATACCGCACTTATCGCGCCCCGGATCGAATCCTAATATCATAGTTCGTAATTCGTAATTCGTAATTCGTAGTTCGTAATTCGTAATTCGTAATTCGTAGTTCGTAGTTCGTAGTTCGTAATTCCCCCCTTCATAACTCATAACTCATAATTCATCATTCATTTAAGATTGCGTACTAAATACAACCGAACCGCGTTGCATTGCTACCAATTTTAACTTTAACGGGCCGGAAGTATAAGCCGTTTCGACTGCAATCGCTTGAATACTATCAATTGGCTCTTTTGTTTTCATAATCTGCTCGATAAAATTGGTCAGCGCTCCCACTTGTTCTAAGGTTGTAATTTCGCCTTCGCCCACCCGAATTTCACCGAGTAATCCCGCCCGACGAGCGCGAAACTGAGAGGTTGCTAGTAATAAATCGAGTTGATTTTCGAGTTGCATCCGACTCGCAGCGGCGGCTTCTAAAGTAACAGCAGCGATCGCTTCCTCTTGTCTGAAAATCTCTCGATTCAGGGCTGCATCGGCAACGACAAAGACATTTTTTTCCTGCTCCACATAGTTCCCAGCAGAAAGGATGCGAATCACGTAATCTTGGCCGTCGTCGATGCGCTGAGTCAATTCCTCTACTTGCGCCTGGGAAATTTGAACGACGCGATCGCTAAAATCGCTATTATTATTGGGGCGGGTAGCGGAGATCGCGTTACGATTGGCTTGGCGAAGCAACTGATCGATCGCATCCTTCGCCGCCGCCGGATTGACAATTCGCAGCACGCCGAAGCCGAGAACCTGTCCCCGCGCGATCGCGACATTTCCCTGGCGCAATCCTTGGTAGTCTTGGGCGAGGGAAGCAATCTGCTCTTGCAACAAGCTCAAGCGTTCCTCCGATTGTTTCAAAGATGCTTCTCGTTGCATTAAAGTCGCATCCCGTTGGGAAATTTGCTCGTCGAGTTTAGCAATAGCGCGATCGCGTTCGGCTGCCTCGCGATCGCGTTCCGCAATCTTTTCATCGCGCCGATCTAACTCCGCTTGCAACGCCTGCTGGCGAACTTGCAACTGTTGCAAACTCTTCTCGCGCTGTTGCAAAATCGCATCTTGGGCGGCAATTTGTTGCTGTTTCTGGCGAATGATATCAAGGCGTTGGTTGAGTTCTTGTTCCTGTCCGCGCACGCGCCCTTGGAGTTCTGGCAGTCGGGCAAGCAGTTCGTCGCGCTGTGCCGTTAATTTTTGACGCTCCTGGTTAACTCGTTCGCGCTCGAGTTGAAAGGCGCGCAGCAAGTCATCCCGCTGTTTCAGCAGGGCTTGGCGTTCCCGAGCCAATCGTTGCGCCAATTCGTCGCGCTGGCGGACGAGGGTTTGGCGCTGTGCTGCCAAGTTTTGACGCTCGACGCGCAACCCTTTCACCTCGCCTTTTAAACCCGTCACCTCTTTATTAGTGCGATCGAATAAAGTTCGCGCTGAGAGCAGCCCTTCTTGCACCTTGCGCCGATCCTCCGTTACCTTCGCGAGTTCCTCCTCGACCCGCGCCTTCTCGTCTCTTACCGCCCCTAAATCGGTTTCTGCAATGCGTTTTTGCTTGAGAATCTCATCAATTTCAAAAACGCCCTGACGTAGGGGTTTGCTGAATGTAAACAGGATTGCCAAAGTCGAAGCCGAAATTGCCGTTCCCGTCAAAACCGTTACCACCGTCGCCGTTTGGCGCGGACGAAGGCCAAACAGTCGCAAGCGCGCCTTGCCCACCTTCGTCCCCAAGCGATCGCCCAATACCGCGATCGCACCCCCTAAAATTAGAAGGGCGATCAATAAAATAGCAGCGCTAGTGAGCATTCCCCAATCGTTCCATCCAGCTATCGAGCATTGCCAATCGGCAGAGCGCTTGCCAGCCCTCCCTGCTCATATAGTGTAAGCGAAGTTGGAAAAAAGCCATTTTGCTTCAAGTTTGCTTATCAAAGCTCGAAGCTTTGGCTTAGGTAAATTGTTGGCTGAGGGCGACGGGATTGTGAACCGTAATTTTTTTCTTGTGAATCGAGATCATCTTTTCTTGGCGCAAATCGCCCAACAGGCGAGTTACGGTGACGCGAGTCGAACCGATCGCTTCGGCGATCGCTTGGTGGGACAATTTTAAGTCAATGCGAATCCCCTCTTGGGTCGGAACGCCAAAATCCCGACAGAGAATCAATAGAAAACTCACCAAGCGCGATCCCATATCGCGATGCGCCAGCGTTTCAATCATCATCTCCGTTTGCAAGATGCGCGACGATAAACCTCGCAACATCAGCATCGACAGATCGGGATTATCCTTAAGGGCTTTTTCAAACTGTTCGATGGGAGCCGACAGCAACTCGACGGGGGTAAACGCGACGGCGTGATAAAAGCGATCGGAGTGCTGTCCGGTAATTAAAGACAGTACGCCAAAAACGCTATTTTCCCGCAGCAGCGCCACGGTAATTTCTTCACCGGCTTCGTACACTCGCGAAAGTTTCACCGCGCCTTTGAGCAAGAAATAAACGCGCTCGGCGGGATCGCCAGGGAAGAAAATGGTTTTACCGCGATCGCAAGTTTCGACAACAGGCGGAAACGAGCCGCTTCCAAT harbors:
- a CDS encoding type II toxin-antitoxin system VapC family toxin; translation: MPSLLLDTHTFIWLSENDSNLPVSTRDRIEETEDVFVSIASFWEISIKLTIGKLSLQADFDEIEARFAETRFQLLPILMRDTVQLRRLPLHHRDPFDRILVAQAINHSLALVSADAAFDAYPIQRVWI
- a CDS encoding DUF2281 domain-containing protein, which codes for MTIEATILKNVEKLPDSVKQAVLLYTEFLVSQYANGKPEEAQEKPKKKRFAGSMKGTFVLPLPDDFDEPLEDFKDYM
- a CDS encoding DJ-1/PfpI family protein: MVGRKILMLVGDFVEDYEVMVPFQALQMVGHTVHAICPDKKAGEKVRTAIHDFEGDQTYSEKPGHNFMLNASFAEIRAEDYDALVIPGGRAPEYLRLNPKVIAIAQHFATSNKPIAAICHGAQLLAAAGALKGKRCSAYPACGPDVNLAGGEYVDLEVEDAIVDGNLVTAPAWPAHPKWLAEFLKLL
- a CDS encoding type ISP restriction/modification enzyme, with product MNTAKIFYFTLQDEQTKEEKLDWFERTRFEDIPFDRVTPDCKANWINLTDNDFDSLLPLIDKAVKAGKSQEAVFQLFSAGVKTQRDEWVYDFSKDALIERMKYFVEVYQERLEQGKRRELDIKWDRELNKYIERKIPKKYKYSSVVLSSWRPFIKKYFYSDKHFNGMTYQIPNIFNQDRKNATIQILVLTKYAISVAGTKKTAFFTLLCKFILFVAYKYKTALNASSAPEYLQEDNAVIFCTDVGTQSPFILTAADCIPNLHLVGTTAQCLPLYRYDENGNRIDNITDWGLTQFQTHYNDSTITKEAIFHYTYAVLHHPTYRSKYELNLKREFPRLPFYPDFQQWAAWGKELMDLHLNYETIEPYPLRRIEKGSAKAKSEAAVQESLLPTAAPDSSKPIKPTVPKAKLKAEKTEGKILVDTATTLEGVPAIAWEYKLGNRCALEWILDQYKEKKPKDPTIAKLFNTYKFADYKESVIDLLQRVCTVSIKTMELIKQMPTE
- a CDS encoding pre-16S rRNA-processing nuclease YqgF encodes the protein MILGFDPGRDKCGIAVKDSKGQLYYHQVVDSESAIATCQTLCQKYPVTQIVMGDRTTSKTWNAQLSEKVKVPVALVDEHNSTMEARDRYWEMYPPKGLTRLLPQGMRVPPRPVDDIVAILLIERYLKR
- the secA gene encoding preprotein translocase subunit SecA; translated protein: MFKNLLGDPNARKLKKYQPLVADVTLLEEEIQALSDDQLRGKTAEFRAKLEKATSDRIEKEILEDILPEAFAVVREAAKRVLGMRHFDVQVLGGMVLHDGQIAEMRTGEGKTLVATLPSYLNALSGKGVHVVTVNDYLARRDAEWMGQVHRFLGLSVGLIQSGMNPAERKTNYACDITYATNSELGFDYLRDNMATAMSDVVQRPFNYCIIDEVDSILIDEARTPLIISGQVERPTEKYMRAAEIARELVRQAEEGDGLDYEVDEKARNVLMTDEGFAKAERLLGVTDLYDPNDPWAHYIFNAIKAKELFIADVNYIVRNGEVVIVDEFTGRVLQGRRWSDGLHQAIEAKEKVEIQNETQTLATITYQNFFLLYPKLAGMTGTAKTEEAEIEKIYKLQVTIIPTNLISKRQDLSDVVYRTEPAKWQAVAEECAEMHQQGRPVLVGTTSVEKSELLSDLLHKKGIPHNLLNARPENVERESEIVAQAGRKGAVTIATNMAGRGTDIILGGNSDYMARLKVREYFMPKIVMPEDTDALVAPGFGRKRDRSQGFGGDMKKKKTWKATVDLFPTELSPQTEELLESAVNFAVQQYGLQSLGELEAEDKLAVASENAPTSDPVVEKLREVYKRIRKEYDQFTRREHDEVVSCGGLHVIGTERHESRRVDNQLRGRAGRQGDPGSTKFFLSLDDNLLRIFGGDRVAGLMKAFQVEDDMPIESKMLTRSLEGAQKKVETFYYDTRKQVFEYDEVMNNQRRAIYAERRRVLEGLDLKEQVIGYAERTMDDIVDVFVNPELPPEEWELDKVVEKVKEFIYLLEDLQPSHLEDMTVSEIKTFLHEEVRKAYDLKENQIEQIQPGLMRQAERFFILQQIDTLWREHLQAMDGLRESIGLRGYGQKDPLIEYKQEGYEMFLEVMTDIRRNVVYSLFQFQPQVPQAV
- a CDS encoding DUF3084 domain-containing protein, giving the protein MLTSAAILLIALLILGGAIAVLGDRLGTKVGKARLRLFGLRPRQTATVVTVLTGTAISASTLAILFTFSKPLRQGVFEIDEILKQKRIAETDLGAVRDEKARVEEELAKVTEDRRKVQEGLLSARTLFDRTNKEVTGLKGEVKGLRVERQNLAAQRQTLVRQRDELAQRLARERQALLKQRDDLLRAFQLERERVNQERQKLTAQRDELLARLPELQGRVRGQEQELNQRLDIIRQKQQQIAAQDAILQQREKSLQQLQVRQQALQAELDRRDEKIAERDREAAERDRAIAKLDEQISQRDATLMQREASLKQSEERLSLLQEQIASLAQDYQGLRQGNVAIARGQVLGFGVLRIVNPAAAKDAIDQLLRQANRNAISATRPNNNSDFSDRVVQISQAQVEELTQRIDDGQDYVIRILSAGNYVEQEKNVFVVADAALNREIFRQEEAIAAVTLEAAAASRMQLENQLDLLLATSQFRARRAGLLGEIRVGEGEITTLEQVGALTNFIEQIMKTKEPIDSIQAIAVETAYTSGPLKLKLVAMQRGSVVFSTQS
- the ntcA gene encoding global nitrogen regulator NtcA, which encodes MDLSVSQDKPLATVFRQIGSGSFPPVVETCDRGKTIFFPGDPAERVYFLLKGAVKLSRVYEAGEEITVALLRENSVFGVLSLITGQHSDRFYHAVAFTPVELLSAPIEQFEKALKDNPDLSMLMLRGLSSRILQTEMMIETLAHRDMGSRLVSFLLILCRDFGVPTQEGIRIDLKLSHQAIAEAIGSTRVTVTRLLGDLRQEKMISIHKKKITVHNPVALSQQFT